The following proteins come from a genomic window of Puntigrus tetrazona isolate hp1 unplaced genomic scaffold, ASM1883169v1 S000000150, whole genome shotgun sequence:
- the LOC122332919 gene encoding transmembrane protein 25 isoform X4 → MPRVCLRQRTHLSALFFHTLSWACSASIDPAPKIDGQRTSSVTVQENVTQHFSCQSEGWDAQAPPLLTWYLNGERQSEVTGRRGAGRLVMTSPQDSGTLKYGSERNSTFTLKPKRWDRELVCAAQNPVRGESYNASVTLNVQFQPEILRVDAHYSQSSDPGLALILFALVRSNPPASIRWVDQSGQLLANSSDFLILDSRSFPWLTNHSLQLTLSSLSGNITVSANNSLGSAHSNLTLTEFLQSRVEVPVFGIVTGGVAGFITLLIFTLMVFFLLQKDKTKEEPALHLSCKRSENGVYLPRENMSLPSHVQLNDDGSLCKAELQTQLSGEETSRGRRGGPVCGLRCPRVRSLSDGWLHLQGQQHQQRRDLALIDL, encoded by the exons ATGCCCCGTGTGTGTTTGAGGCAGAGGACACATCTGTCTGCTTTATTCTTTCACACTTTGTCCTGGGCCTGTTCAG CATCCATTGACCCCGCCCCCAAAATTGACGGACAGCGGACCTCGTCAGTTACCGTACAGGAGAACGTCACTCAGCACTTCAGCTGCCAATCAGAGGGCTGGGATGCTCAAGCCCCGCCCCTACTCACCTGGTACCTGAACGGCGAGCGGCAGAGCGAGGTGACGGGCCGCCGGGGGGCGGGGCGTCTGGTGATGACATCACCGCAGGATTCCGGAACGCTTAAATACGGATCGGAGCGCAACAGCACGTTCACACTGAAACCGAAGCGCTGGGATCGAGAACTGGTGTGTGCCGCACAAAATCCTGTGAGAGGAGAGAGCTACAACGCCAGCGTCACCCTCAACGTGCAGT TCCAGCCGGAGATCCTGCGTGTGGACGCTCACTACAGCCAGAGCTCGGACCCCGGACTCGCCCTCATTCTCTTCGCTTTGGTTCGCTCCAACCCCCCCGCCTCCATCCGCTGGGTGGACCAGTCCGGTCAGCTGCTGGCCAACAGCTCCGACTTCCTCATCCTGGACTCACGCAGCTTCCCCTGGCTGACCAATCACAGCCTGCAGCTCACTCTCAGCAGCCTATCAGGAAACATCACCGTGAGCGCCAACAACAGCCTCGGCTCCGCCCACAGCAACCTCACGCTCACAG AGTTCCTTCAGTCTCGTGTGGAGGTGCCGGTGTTCGGGATCGTGACGGGTGGAGTCGCCGGCTTCATCACCCTCCTCATCTTCACTCTGATGGTGTTCTTCCTCCTCCAGAAGGACAAGACTAAAG aGGAACCTGCCCTGCATCTCTCCTGcaaacg cagcgagaACGGTGTGTATCTTCCGCGGGAGAACATGTCTCTTCCGTCTCACGTGCAGCTGAATGATGACGGATCTCTCTGTAAAG CAGAGCTCCAGACCCAGCTCTCTGGAGAGGAGACGAGCCGAGGACGACGAGGAGGACCTGTCTGCGGCCTACGCTGCccgag GGTTCGCTCGCTATCCGATGGTTGGCTACATCTACAAGGTCAGCAGCACCAGCAGCGACGAGATCTGGCTCTgattgacctctga
- the LOC122332919 gene encoding transmembrane protein 25 isoform X3 — translation MPRVCLRQRTHLSALFFHTLSWACSASIDPAPKIDGQRTSSVTVQENVTQHFSCQSEGWDAQAPPLLTWYLNGERQSEVTGRRGAGRLVMTSPQDSGTLKYGSERNSTFTLKPKRWDRELVCAAQNPVRGESYNASVTLNVQFQPEILRVDAHYSQSSDPGLALILFALVRSNPPASIRWVDQSGQLLANSSDFLILDSRSFPWLTNHSLQLTLSSLSGNITVSANNSLGSAHSNLTLTEFLQSRVEVPVFGIVTGGVAGFITLLIFTLMVFFLLQKDKTKEEPALHLSCKRSSENGVYLPRENMSLPSHVQLNDDGSLCKAELQTQLSGEETSRGRRGGPVCGLRCPRVRSLSDGWLHLQGQQHQQRRDLALIDL, via the exons ATGCCCCGTGTGTGTTTGAGGCAGAGGACACATCTGTCTGCTTTATTCTTTCACACTTTGTCCTGGGCCTGTTCAG CATCCATTGACCCCGCCCCCAAAATTGACGGACAGCGGACCTCGTCAGTTACCGTACAGGAGAACGTCACTCAGCACTTCAGCTGCCAATCAGAGGGCTGGGATGCTCAAGCCCCGCCCCTACTCACCTGGTACCTGAACGGCGAGCGGCAGAGCGAGGTGACGGGCCGCCGGGGGGCGGGGCGTCTGGTGATGACATCACCGCAGGATTCCGGAACGCTTAAATACGGATCGGAGCGCAACAGCACGTTCACACTGAAACCGAAGCGCTGGGATCGAGAACTGGTGTGTGCCGCACAAAATCCTGTGAGAGGAGAGAGCTACAACGCCAGCGTCACCCTCAACGTGCAGT TCCAGCCGGAGATCCTGCGTGTGGACGCTCACTACAGCCAGAGCTCGGACCCCGGACTCGCCCTCATTCTCTTCGCTTTGGTTCGCTCCAACCCCCCCGCCTCCATCCGCTGGGTGGACCAGTCCGGTCAGCTGCTGGCCAACAGCTCCGACTTCCTCATCCTGGACTCACGCAGCTTCCCCTGGCTGACCAATCACAGCCTGCAGCTCACTCTCAGCAGCCTATCAGGAAACATCACCGTGAGCGCCAACAACAGCCTCGGCTCCGCCCACAGCAACCTCACGCTCACAG AGTTCCTTCAGTCTCGTGTGGAGGTGCCGGTGTTCGGGATCGTGACGGGTGGAGTCGCCGGCTTCATCACCCTCCTCATCTTCACTCTGATGGTGTTCTTCCTCCTCCAGAAGGACAAGACTAAAG aGGAACCTGCCCTGCATCTCTCCTGcaaacg cagcagcgagaACGGTGTGTATCTTCCGCGGGAGAACATGTCTCTTCCGTCTCACGTGCAGCTGAATGATGACGGATCTCTCTGTAAAG CAGAGCTCCAGACCCAGCTCTCTGGAGAGGAGACGAGCCGAGGACGACGAGGAGGACCTGTCTGCGGCCTACGCTGCccgag GGTTCGCTCGCTATCCGATGGTTGGCTACATCTACAAGGTCAGCAGCACCAGCAGCGACGAGATCTGGCTCTgattgacctctga
- the LOC122332919 gene encoding transmembrane protein 25 isoform X5: protein MPRVCLRQRTHLSALFFHTLSWACSASIDPAPKIDGQRTSSVTVQENVTQHFSCQSEGWDAQAPPLLTWYLNGERQSEVTGRRGAGRLVMTSPQDSGTLKYGSERNSTFTLKPKRWDRELVCAAQNPVRGESYNASVTLNVQFQPEILRVDAHYSQSSDPGLALILFALVRSNPPASIRWVDQSGQLLANSSDFLILDSRSFPWLTNHSLQLTLSSLSGNITVSANNSLGSAHSNLTLTEFLQSRVEVPVFGIVTGGVAGFITLLIFTLMVFFLLQKDKTKEEPALHLSCKRSSENGVYLPRENMSLPSHVQLNDDGSLCKGQQSSRPSSLERRRAEDDEEDLSAAYAARGFARYPMVGYIYKVSSTSSDEIWL, encoded by the exons ATGCCCCGTGTGTGTTTGAGGCAGAGGACACATCTGTCTGCTTTATTCTTTCACACTTTGTCCTGGGCCTGTTCAG CATCCATTGACCCCGCCCCCAAAATTGACGGACAGCGGACCTCGTCAGTTACCGTACAGGAGAACGTCACTCAGCACTTCAGCTGCCAATCAGAGGGCTGGGATGCTCAAGCCCCGCCCCTACTCACCTGGTACCTGAACGGCGAGCGGCAGAGCGAGGTGACGGGCCGCCGGGGGGCGGGGCGTCTGGTGATGACATCACCGCAGGATTCCGGAACGCTTAAATACGGATCGGAGCGCAACAGCACGTTCACACTGAAACCGAAGCGCTGGGATCGAGAACTGGTGTGTGCCGCACAAAATCCTGTGAGAGGAGAGAGCTACAACGCCAGCGTCACCCTCAACGTGCAGT TCCAGCCGGAGATCCTGCGTGTGGACGCTCACTACAGCCAGAGCTCGGACCCCGGACTCGCCCTCATTCTCTTCGCTTTGGTTCGCTCCAACCCCCCCGCCTCCATCCGCTGGGTGGACCAGTCCGGTCAGCTGCTGGCCAACAGCTCCGACTTCCTCATCCTGGACTCACGCAGCTTCCCCTGGCTGACCAATCACAGCCTGCAGCTCACTCTCAGCAGCCTATCAGGAAACATCACCGTGAGCGCCAACAACAGCCTCGGCTCCGCCCACAGCAACCTCACGCTCACAG AGTTCCTTCAGTCTCGTGTGGAGGTGCCGGTGTTCGGGATCGTGACGGGTGGAGTCGCCGGCTTCATCACCCTCCTCATCTTCACTCTGATGGTGTTCTTCCTCCTCCAGAAGGACAAGACTAAAG aGGAACCTGCCCTGCATCTCTCCTGcaaacg cagcagcgagaACGGTGTGTATCTTCCGCGGGAGAACATGTCTCTTCCGTCTCACGTGCAGCTGAATGATGACGGATCTCTCTGTAAAG GACAGCAGAGCTCCAGACCCAGCTCTCTGGAGAGGAGACGAGCCGAGGACGACGAGGAGGACCTGTCTGCGGCCTACGCTGCccgag GGTTCGCTCGCTATCCGATGGTTGGCTACATCTACAAGGTCAGCAGCACCAGCAGCGACGAGATCTGGCTCTga
- the LOC122332919 gene encoding transmembrane protein 25 isoform X2: protein MPRVCLRQRTHLSALFFHTLSWACSASIDPAPKIDGQRTSSVTVQENVTQHFSCQSEGWDAQAPPLLTWYLNGERQSEVTGRRGAGRLVMTSPQDSGTLKYGSERNSTFTLKPKRWDRELVCAAQNPVRGESYNASVTLNVQFQPEILRVDAHYSQSSDPGLALILFALVRSNPPASIRWVDQSGQLLANSSDFLILDSRSFPWLTNHSLQLTLSSLSGNITVSANNSLGSAHSNLTLTEFLQSRVEVPVFGIVTGGVAGFITLLIFTLMVFFLLQKDKTKEEPALHLSCKRSENGVYLPRENMSLPSHVQLNDDGSLCKGQQSSRPSSLERRRAEDDEEDLSAAYAARGQRSPDRDPVPAGFARYPMVGYIYKVSSTSSDEIWL, encoded by the exons ATGCCCCGTGTGTGTTTGAGGCAGAGGACACATCTGTCTGCTTTATTCTTTCACACTTTGTCCTGGGCCTGTTCAG CATCCATTGACCCCGCCCCCAAAATTGACGGACAGCGGACCTCGTCAGTTACCGTACAGGAGAACGTCACTCAGCACTTCAGCTGCCAATCAGAGGGCTGGGATGCTCAAGCCCCGCCCCTACTCACCTGGTACCTGAACGGCGAGCGGCAGAGCGAGGTGACGGGCCGCCGGGGGGCGGGGCGTCTGGTGATGACATCACCGCAGGATTCCGGAACGCTTAAATACGGATCGGAGCGCAACAGCACGTTCACACTGAAACCGAAGCGCTGGGATCGAGAACTGGTGTGTGCCGCACAAAATCCTGTGAGAGGAGAGAGCTACAACGCCAGCGTCACCCTCAACGTGCAGT TCCAGCCGGAGATCCTGCGTGTGGACGCTCACTACAGCCAGAGCTCGGACCCCGGACTCGCCCTCATTCTCTTCGCTTTGGTTCGCTCCAACCCCCCCGCCTCCATCCGCTGGGTGGACCAGTCCGGTCAGCTGCTGGCCAACAGCTCCGACTTCCTCATCCTGGACTCACGCAGCTTCCCCTGGCTGACCAATCACAGCCTGCAGCTCACTCTCAGCAGCCTATCAGGAAACATCACCGTGAGCGCCAACAACAGCCTCGGCTCCGCCCACAGCAACCTCACGCTCACAG AGTTCCTTCAGTCTCGTGTGGAGGTGCCGGTGTTCGGGATCGTGACGGGTGGAGTCGCCGGCTTCATCACCCTCCTCATCTTCACTCTGATGGTGTTCTTCCTCCTCCAGAAGGACAAGACTAAAG aGGAACCTGCCCTGCATCTCTCCTGcaaacg cagcgagaACGGTGTGTATCTTCCGCGGGAGAACATGTCTCTTCCGTCTCACGTGCAGCTGAATGATGACGGATCTCTCTGTAAAG GACAGCAGAGCTCCAGACCCAGCTCTCTGGAGAGGAGACGAGCCGAGGACGACGAGGAGGACCTGTCTGCGGCCTACGCTGCccgaggtcagaggtcacctgATCGTGATCCAGTCCCTGCAG GGTTCGCTCGCTATCCGATGGTTGGCTACATCTACAAGGTCAGCAGCACCAGCAGCGACGAGATCTGGCTCTga
- the LOC122332919 gene encoding transmembrane protein 25 isoform X1, protein MPRVCLRQRTHLSALFFHTLSWACSASIDPAPKIDGQRTSSVTVQENVTQHFSCQSEGWDAQAPPLLTWYLNGERQSEVTGRRGAGRLVMTSPQDSGTLKYGSERNSTFTLKPKRWDRELVCAAQNPVRGESYNASVTLNVQFQPEILRVDAHYSQSSDPGLALILFALVRSNPPASIRWVDQSGQLLANSSDFLILDSRSFPWLTNHSLQLTLSSLSGNITVSANNSLGSAHSNLTLTEFLQSRVEVPVFGIVTGGVAGFITLLIFTLMVFFLLQKDKTKEEPALHLSCKRSSENGVYLPRENMSLPSHVQLNDDGSLCKGQQSSRPSSLERRRAEDDEEDLSAAYAARGQRSPDRDPVPAGFARYPMVGYIYKVSSTSSDEIWL, encoded by the exons ATGCCCCGTGTGTGTTTGAGGCAGAGGACACATCTGTCTGCTTTATTCTTTCACACTTTGTCCTGGGCCTGTTCAG CATCCATTGACCCCGCCCCCAAAATTGACGGACAGCGGACCTCGTCAGTTACCGTACAGGAGAACGTCACTCAGCACTTCAGCTGCCAATCAGAGGGCTGGGATGCTCAAGCCCCGCCCCTACTCACCTGGTACCTGAACGGCGAGCGGCAGAGCGAGGTGACGGGCCGCCGGGGGGCGGGGCGTCTGGTGATGACATCACCGCAGGATTCCGGAACGCTTAAATACGGATCGGAGCGCAACAGCACGTTCACACTGAAACCGAAGCGCTGGGATCGAGAACTGGTGTGTGCCGCACAAAATCCTGTGAGAGGAGAGAGCTACAACGCCAGCGTCACCCTCAACGTGCAGT TCCAGCCGGAGATCCTGCGTGTGGACGCTCACTACAGCCAGAGCTCGGACCCCGGACTCGCCCTCATTCTCTTCGCTTTGGTTCGCTCCAACCCCCCCGCCTCCATCCGCTGGGTGGACCAGTCCGGTCAGCTGCTGGCCAACAGCTCCGACTTCCTCATCCTGGACTCACGCAGCTTCCCCTGGCTGACCAATCACAGCCTGCAGCTCACTCTCAGCAGCCTATCAGGAAACATCACCGTGAGCGCCAACAACAGCCTCGGCTCCGCCCACAGCAACCTCACGCTCACAG AGTTCCTTCAGTCTCGTGTGGAGGTGCCGGTGTTCGGGATCGTGACGGGTGGAGTCGCCGGCTTCATCACCCTCCTCATCTTCACTCTGATGGTGTTCTTCCTCCTCCAGAAGGACAAGACTAAAG aGGAACCTGCCCTGCATCTCTCCTGcaaacg cagcagcgagaACGGTGTGTATCTTCCGCGGGAGAACATGTCTCTTCCGTCTCACGTGCAGCTGAATGATGACGGATCTCTCTGTAAAG GACAGCAGAGCTCCAGACCCAGCTCTCTGGAGAGGAGACGAGCCGAGGACGACGAGGAGGACCTGTCTGCGGCCTACGCTGCccgaggtcagaggtcacctgATCGTGATCCAGTCCCTGCAG GGTTCGCTCGCTATCCGATGGTTGGCTACATCTACAAGGTCAGCAGCACCAGCAGCGACGAGATCTGGCTCTga
- the LOC122332919 gene encoding transmembrane protein 25 isoform X6: MPRVCLRQRTHLSALFFHTLSWACSASIDPAPKIDGQRTSSVTVQENVTQHFSCQSEGWDAQAPPLLTWYLNGERQSEVTGRRGAGRLVMTSPQDSGTLKYGSERNSTFTLKPKRWDRELVCAAQNPVRGESYNASVTLNVQFQPEILRVDAHYSQSSDPGLALILFALVRSNPPASIRWVDQSGQLLANSSDFLILDSRSFPWLTNHSLQLTLSSLSGNITVSANNSLGSAHSNLTLTEFLQSRVEVPVFGIVTGGVAGFITLLIFTLMVFFLLQKDKTKEEPALHLSCKRSSENGVYLPRENMSLPSHVQLNDDGSLCKAELQTQLSGEETSRGRRGGPVCGLRCPRSEVT, translated from the exons ATGCCCCGTGTGTGTTTGAGGCAGAGGACACATCTGTCTGCTTTATTCTTTCACACTTTGTCCTGGGCCTGTTCAG CATCCATTGACCCCGCCCCCAAAATTGACGGACAGCGGACCTCGTCAGTTACCGTACAGGAGAACGTCACTCAGCACTTCAGCTGCCAATCAGAGGGCTGGGATGCTCAAGCCCCGCCCCTACTCACCTGGTACCTGAACGGCGAGCGGCAGAGCGAGGTGACGGGCCGCCGGGGGGCGGGGCGTCTGGTGATGACATCACCGCAGGATTCCGGAACGCTTAAATACGGATCGGAGCGCAACAGCACGTTCACACTGAAACCGAAGCGCTGGGATCGAGAACTGGTGTGTGCCGCACAAAATCCTGTGAGAGGAGAGAGCTACAACGCCAGCGTCACCCTCAACGTGCAGT TCCAGCCGGAGATCCTGCGTGTGGACGCTCACTACAGCCAGAGCTCGGACCCCGGACTCGCCCTCATTCTCTTCGCTTTGGTTCGCTCCAACCCCCCCGCCTCCATCCGCTGGGTGGACCAGTCCGGTCAGCTGCTGGCCAACAGCTCCGACTTCCTCATCCTGGACTCACGCAGCTTCCCCTGGCTGACCAATCACAGCCTGCAGCTCACTCTCAGCAGCCTATCAGGAAACATCACCGTGAGCGCCAACAACAGCCTCGGCTCCGCCCACAGCAACCTCACGCTCACAG AGTTCCTTCAGTCTCGTGTGGAGGTGCCGGTGTTCGGGATCGTGACGGGTGGAGTCGCCGGCTTCATCACCCTCCTCATCTTCACTCTGATGGTGTTCTTCCTCCTCCAGAAGGACAAGACTAAAG aGGAACCTGCCCTGCATCTCTCCTGcaaacg cagcagcgagaACGGTGTGTATCTTCCGCGGGAGAACATGTCTCTTCCGTCTCACGTGCAGCTGAATGATGACGGATCTCTCTGTAAAG CAGAGCTCCAGACCCAGCTCTCTGGAGAGGAGACGAGCCGAGGACGACGAGGAGGACCTGTCTGCGGCCTACGCTGCccgaggtcagaggtcacctgA